In Coffea arabica cultivar ET-39 chromosome 9e, Coffea Arabica ET-39 HiFi, whole genome shotgun sequence, the genomic window ACCATTTTGTGTTTGGGAGATAACTGCACATTTGCGGCTTCGGCATCCGAGCTTAATTTCCCTGGCAAAGGGAATTGTATATTATTTACCGATCAGTTCTTCCATGATAGGGAAGATGATGGGGGTTCGAAGGGTAGTGGAATTGGGGTTTTCGATTTGGAGAGTGGTAGTATTGGGCCCATAACCTCTTATGAGGGCTATTCTGAGTTGTTTTGGCCACCACCTGCTTGGGTTTATCCCCCTTCGGCGGTTGAAGTAAGTGCTTCCTTTCTACACTAGCTGTTCTGACTCATGTACGATGTTTTTGGTTAATGGCGGTGCTAAATTATCAGTAGTGTCTTCCTAGGACTTTTCGTGTATGATTTACGTAGACCCATCTGTAGGAGTTGATATCTGGCTTTCCTGGACTTTAAAACCTTGAATCTCCATATAGCGGGACTGCAGCTAGATTAATAGTGTGGATAAATGTTTAACCTCCTCACTGAGGTTTTGCATTCTGTTCTCATTTGTTGCTGAAGCAAACCAATCTGACTTCGTTGGCGTATCCAATTATTTCTTTTGCAGGATTGGTTGGAAGAACTCAGCATCTAATTTGTTAGTGATCTTGAGAGGGGGATCAGCTAACCACTTGAAGGGGTACTAGAGACCgggttcttcattttcttgtacATACAATAACGGGGTTGATGGCTTTTAGCATTTTTTTCTACTTCTagtttcatgatttttcatattAAATCCTGTACCATTTATGGTTCAAGGGATTTATTTCATTAATACAGGCGGCTATTCAAGATTGTTATTCATCTTATTGATGATGTACTGAATTGCCAGATGGAAACCATTTTGGTCCAATTTAACTTTCTACATGTCGGTCTTACCTGTGACTGTGAGCACCATTAGACCTGGTTGAGTGAAACCCATGGAGTTAGTAGGAGGAGGGGGAGGAGCGGTAACTGTTCCTGAAGGATCATGGCCAagatttggtaaaaaaaaaaatgtaagatcCAGATTGCATCTTGTACATCGTTTTTCACATCATATGTGGGGttcacaaaattttgttctataATTACACGCTGTTGAATGTGAGTTACACTAGGTGCATACAGAGTTACACGCTGTGCATTGTGCACAAAACCTTCGGGAATGGTTGCCTGCCCCTGTCCGAGTTAGTATGGGCAATTTTATGACAGTTCCTTTGTCATTCTCATATATTATCCTCGTTTTCTCCCAAGGATATGGATTGGCTTTGGCAGACATAAAGTAATACCGGTGTCCGGTGAAAAAGTTAAGAACTGTGTTTTAGATGTGAGGTTATCGGCCAGATGGGAGGTTAATCCCAAATAGACaatcagaaaaggaaaaaagtagaGAGAGAACAGACAAATTATGATACACTCACATCCTAAAAAGGTTGATGGTGGTTTATTtcccaaaaagaaagaaaatactaTAGTTAGAGGGTGGTTGTTTCATTGCATCATGATTTGCTTTCTTATTTTGCTTCATAATTTATAAAGTCGCTTTCTTGTTTCGGTTCATGATATATGGTAGAACTTAGCaacgtaatttttttttcatgaagCTCCCTTCTTCATGCTTAATTTGTGATCGAAGTTTAACCTGTGCTTAAGAGTATGGCTAGTTTGATTCGGCTCtattatcctttttctttttggttgtgGCACTTCCTATAGTCAAAATTCTGCTGGAGCTAAATTCATTTAGATGCTGTAACATTTGCATCCGATTTGTCCTCTAAGATCTTTGACAAAATTCATTTAATTATCTCAAAACCTCTGTTATCTTTAGTAATCCTATGTTAAACTCTCATGTCACGCAATAATCTACCTCCTCTGAGAGGAATTTGGTCCTCGACACCAAAACAAGTACAAAGTTAGATCTTGTCTTTTCCTCAGATTTAATTGTACAATTTAGTAGGCAACTCTATCAGGCCTAAACTTACTCTGCCTCAGCTATGTAAGGTTTTAGAGAATTCCTTGGCTGCATCACTGTATCCAAGTCCAATCAATCCTTCCATCTGCTAATTGGCTCTCATCAATCTCCCTGCTCTGCCACTAACAgcataaatagggcagcaagtTTCTTTCTTTATAGAGTGACAGCATTTCTATAGTCCTGAGGCTTCCAGCATAAGACCACAAGTTACCCAAGTTAGCATGTATCACTTTGTCTTACTTACGGTTCGTGGATCCCTATAGCTATTCTTATGCAGTGGCGAAACAGCTCTTCCGGGGCTACCACTGACCAGAGGGGATAAACAGAATGATGGCGTTGCAAAGGAAGAAGTATAAGGGGTGCACTGAACGGAGAATGGACTCGGTGAGATTTGCATTTGGACAGGAAGACCACCCAAACCTCCCCTGTTGAAAAAGGACACAGATCCTATTGCATTGCAGTTCTTGGTGGCATCATCTACATACAAGAGATCATCAATCCTTGCcatcacattgaatgccaagctCTCCATTACCCTTGAGTAGCTTTCCAGGATTGACTGCCCGACATCCTAGACAACACATGAGAAATTAAGAGATACTTGTGGTGGTGAACTCCAACAATACATACTTATCTTTACATAGGTGCATCATGTAATACAGTAATTAGTGTGTGCATCTCTCTTCCAAGTTCCAAGTGATTCCTAAAAATCTGGTCCTTTTAGTGTAATCGAATACAGCTATTCACATAATGCCTAGGGAAATTGAGAATCGCTATGCCAAAAATCTTTTTGTGAATCAACTCAAGGAGTCCTAATcataatttttagatgtcaaaattataatttgtgcattttattagcTCAACAAATAATCTTGATGATACATGTAATGTGGCATTTATATGGACATCATTAGCACAATCATTTGGGTCATGCATAGACAAGTAAAAAATATGTAGACAACTGCATCAACTTACATGCCTCCACGAATTCCATGCCCTTTGCTCTATGCTATGTTCTGCCGATCTGAATTTACTaaacagttaaaaaaaaaaaaatagcggTTGGGTCTAAACTACCTTGTTGTACTGAATTTTGTTCATATCTAATGTGGTTTGTGGTAGACCAGGGAAATGAAGCCTCAGGCTATGCAAGAGCAGTTCAGCCCGTTGTGCCAGAAATTGATTCTTCTCAGCATCTGCAGCCAGGCCCTTGACCTTACCACCCCAAGATTTACGCTTTGATTTCTGACGATTCGGATGCTTTTTCCTATCTTTCAGGCTCCAAACATGCACAGCTGCTTCAATTCTGTTTGCTATTTCCAATGTGTGATGCTCAGATGACAAGTCTAGACAATCCAGAAGACTTTCAGGCGAGAATTGATCAGCAGCTATATGACGGTAGATCATATCACCCAGACAAGCTTTCCCATTCTGCAGTGGCAgtaaattaaacaaataatagTCAAAGTTACTCCACGAGGTTTCAGATATAAGACGAAAAAAGTAAATGTGGATAAAACATTTCTTATTCGCATATCTTTCAGACAACCCTTGTTATTAACATACTCTGTTATACTTATCCTTGCCATAGATAACACAGCACATAATAATGACTGGCAAAGTTTCTTTTTGTCGTACTAGGCAAAAAATCCTCCTTTATGTACATTGGACAAAAAGATCAGAACCAAACAGAGCTACTAGGCGGTATGCAGCTAGTCTGGAATAATTTTAATTccacatattattttttttatactaaGAATCATCAAACCAGTTTGAGAATTTGCCATCACTCATCCAGTCATCTGAAGCAAATCAGACATTCATCCTGCCATTGGAAGTACAAGTTACATTGTACATCAAATGCTGCCAAGAATACATCCCCAAGAGCAACGAAACATTATAAGTAGACTGGACTTGTAGTTGATAGTAATGTATTGAACAAGTCTAAATGGGATCCAACTTAAGGCCTCCGCTTATTTCAagattttctttactttccataTCAAGAGATAAGTAAATCATTCAACGATTGATCTAGGCACATCTTGTTTTTTATCAGATAAGATGTCCTGCAACAAAAGCAATTCAGTTCTAGTTGAGTCGATTTGGTTATGCAGTAAGCATATGATGACAACAACAGAAATAGAAATAAAATTCAGCTCAGGCAGAATAAAtcaatccaaaattaaaataacataCTAGCGCCTACATGCCATAAATTATGGATAATTGGAAGATAAGACTaacatgaaaaaaaataatacacaTACAATAAAATTTCTGCATGCTTCGCTATTATCTAGACAAAAATTTCTTAAACAAAAGCCAACACACATTCATCAAGATAGAAACTCCCTTTCATACATTTAAAACAAATGTAAAAGACAAATAGGTCGACCTTATAACAATAATAGCCAAAAAGGTAAAAGAAGACAGAACAAAAGAAATGGTAGAAAAGGAACCTTGGGCAGTGAGTCTAAATAGGCACTAGGAATCTCCATTTCAGAAAGTACATTGCTGTTTATTGCTAAGGCTGCCTTGAGTATCTGATTCGTGCAACCTCTGCACTGCTGCAACCTCTTCCTTGCATCTTCAGATAGCCCCTTAGGATGGACTTTCGGGCATGGAAGCCACCATTTGTCTTCCTGCCTAATTGAAGGCCTCCCACTGGATACAGATGATGAAAAGGCACCACCGCATTCATTTGGGTCGGCCACAATTATCCCTGGGTCTTCGTACCAAAACTCTGTATCCTGAAACCCTTCAAGAATGCTAATCAACATGGCATCAAGTTTCTTGAGAGCAGGGAGATTCATGTACAAATCAGACCGGGGCCTAGTTTCCATTACTTCGTAAATCCCGCCACCAGGAAGCTGCTGTTTCGAGGGAACAAACTCCACAATTGAATCACTCACACACAGAATCCACTCCATCTCTCTACACCACATTGCCATCTTCTGAGGTGCCATTGGTTCCAATCTCCATAGTTCCCCAAATACCGTTGCTACATGACCAAAATGAATATGCTGATTTCAATAACAATTAATACGTGCATATGCATTCTTTTTTgatcttttattaattttttttaaaggaaagaAAGATGCACGGAGTACATAAATATGTACATATGCTATATACTTTAGATACAATGGGATAGACATTTGACTAACCAGAGAGATTGGTGATGGCATTTGAGATAGCCAGAGCCGTACAAACTCCTTTGCCACCCCCGGACATGTCTTCACCAAGTAACAATTTAGCAAATCTTTCCTTCATCATCTCGATTTCTAAATACATTGTGCAAAAATGGGAGGGGGTGGAGGGGAAGTCAAACGGTGTGGAAAATATTCTATAATGCTAttggagttaaaaaaaaaaaaagcgcaaACAAAATATTTATTTGTGAGGAAATGAATTACTGATTAAAGGTGAGAAACGCAAAAGCAATGCACGATCTAAGAAAGAATGAGCAAAAACCTGAGAAGCAAATTGAAAAGATCACGACATTATTCGCATTAAATtggcggaaaaagaaaagaaaaaaaaaataaacgaaCCGGACAAAGGGGCATCGCGCTTGTGAGGGTGAAGCATCATATCCTTGGCGTGAATGCCCGGAAAGATAAGAGTCGGAGGGAGGAATCCGGGGTTGGGGAGGGCATTATTGTGAGGAATGCGGTAATTAGGAACCGGAGAGGAACGTAAGGAAGTAGTGGAGGCAGTGTCGTCGTGGTAGGGGAAGCAGCCGGAACTCTCTGACTCACTGACATCGGCACTCAAACTGTAGCTGCCACAGCACCTCCGGCGGTGCTGATCAGAGCCTTCCTCCGACGACACACTCCCCATTTTTGCTCTGCTCTTGTAGATTTGCTTTTCTAGCCTAGAAAAGCTTCAAATTTTACTAGTACAGCAGCACACAAGTGGAAAAGGCTTGGGTGGGTGGATGATGAACTGAGGTTGAAGACAGAAACGGAAACGGAATGGGGGCTGACTCAgcggtgttttttttttgctcctCCAGGAGTATTTGTCGAGTGGACATTCAACAAGTGcttcatgaatttttttttattattttaaacaattaattacaaatttttttttgcacattTATTTAGTACATTGTAACTAATTTATTAATGACTTGCATCTATATGTTTGTATTATTTAAGtcattatatttttttctaaatCAACTTATAgctttcatttttttaactatttttaatcatgttttggcaccattgatttgatcatttattaccaatgttctttttttactataatgatgatgataataataataataataatattattattattattaattaattaattaattacaaCTCTTTTTATCTTTATTCATGATAAATTTTTATCAATCTATTAATAAACATGCCTCACACACATTTGAATCAATTATGCCattatttttttacttcattttttcCGCAATCAACTCATGGCTTCATATTTTAATTATCTTCAAAACAAAACTACATGATTaatcttaattttattttcacGATAATTTCACTAGACCTTCAATTGGCTTTCTTTATAATACTAAATGATTACTCTTAATTTAATTTCAAGTGAAACTCGAGACGagcaaaattctaataaaaagaTTTGCGAGAGTAGGTAGATTACatataaatatttttcaatatCAAGCGCATATATGTTTATACTTTACTTAATTTTTCACATTTACTGGTATATAATGATAATGAAAAATCAGTGCTTGCTAATTTGCAATTACATGTGGAAAATGAACTtcaataaaaaagaagaataaaacaAAGTTCTCGAACAATAGAATATTCTCAAATGTTATTTACTATATCCTTAAAAAAAGTTCAAATTAATTAGATATTAACCTGTTGTTTATATGAAtggttgttttatttttttttattgaaaattgacGTGTTATAAGATTGTATAAACAAAATATATTGTTATATAAATAAGGTTGAATTGTTTTGATTATATGCATAATAATAAGGCTGTGCTTTgttatattttatttcaaattatCAAAAATAAGCATAAATTGAGTATTCCCATTTAAGTAACGGGTTTAGAACTAGTAATCTAATATAACCAAATCATCCCTACTATACCAGGGCAAGTTATAATGCAATAGCATAAATTTTAATCCCATAGCTATTTTTGCTAAATTATCGATGTTATTCTCCTTGAAGTTAGAACTTAGAAGtcgcccctttttttttcctcacgTTTGTTTGTCTTGTTTCCCTTATTTCTAATTTCTTCCTTCTGTCTACTGACTATCAATCCCTTCCAAACCCTATGTCAAAATGACATTTCTTTTCCCATCTCTTGGGGCCAGACTACTTCTCTCAAACCGTGAGAGTTCGCCCCAAAGATCACAGCACGATAACTCCCGAGAGTTGAACCTGAGACCTGCTCCTAAAGAAGAGACTATGGAAACCGTTTGAGCTGCCGGGGGCTTCTAATATCTTCCTTCTGTCTACTGACTATCAATCCCTTCCAAACCCTATGTCAAAATGACATTTCTTTTCCCATCTCTTGGGGCCAGACTACTTCTCTCAAACCGTGAGAGTTCGCCCCAAAGATCACAGCACGATAACTCCCGAGAGTTGAACCTGAGACCTGCTCCTAAAGAAGAGACTATGAAACCTTTTGAGCTGCCGGGGGCTTCTAGCATCAATTCACATTTCACGCTGGTAAGTAGTGGCAATATTCTATAACAATCGGTCAGGTAGGTAGTGGCAACATTCTACAATGATACGAGGCTAGCTTTTCAGACGCGTATCCACCCAGGAGCCTGATTAGGCACCTATGTCGATTTTGGCAAGTGTAGTTCGTAATTcgttttagggataatttcaaaaaccttccCTAAATTTTCTTACAATATCACTAGCCTCTTTTGaagtttataaaattatacaaaTCTCCTTTGAAGTTAAGATTTTGATAATAAATTAgtccaattagaaaaagtaatattaaaaaaatactttATGGAGAGAGATGAAACTTTGATTCTATAAATACCCTTATGCATGTacataatttgtattagtaaaaaaataaatatatataaaatttaaaaataattaatacacacatttcatcactcaaaaaattcacatttaataaattagataatacaaataagaaacaaaacaacATTAATGATCACAAGATTCAACAAAATGGACTAGTCATTTCTTTTAACATGATTTTGGTtatgattcttgtgattttgaatatatttttttaaaaaatttgcctTTTTTTCCCTCCTTCCTTTATTAGATATATCAATTAATGTTTTTTTGTAAATACAAGTCATCATTcatcattaaaaaaatttttaacagTTATTTTGTCAATTATTGCTCTAATTACTTAATCGTTAGATATTAGTAAAGGAGAATAGAggaaaaataaatgcaaaattttttccgctcaaaatcataaaaatcataatAAACATCATTT contains:
- the LOC113710227 gene encoding rop guanine nucleotide exchange factor 1 isoform X1 is translated as MGSVSSEEGSDQHRRRCCGSYSLSADVSESESSGCFPYHDDTASTTSLRSSPVPNYRIPHNNALPNPGFLPPTLIFPGIHAKDMMLHPHKRDAPLSEIEMMKERFAKLLLGEDMSGGGKGVCTALAISNAITNLSATVFGELWRLEPMAPQKMAMWCREMEWILCVSDSIVEFVPSKQQLPGGGIYEVMETRPRSDLYMNLPALKKLDAMLISILEGFQDTEFWYEDPGIIVADPNECGGAFSSSVSSGRPSIRQEDKWWLPCPKVHPKGLSEDARKRLQQCRGCTNQILKAALAINSNVLSEMEIPSAYLDSLPKNGKACLGDMIYRHIAADQFSPESLLDCLDLSSEHHTLEIANRIEAAVHVWSLKDRKKHPNRQKSKRKSWGGKVKGLAADAEKNQFLAQRAELLLHSLRLHFPGLPQTTLDMNKIQYNKDVGQSILESYSRVMESLAFNVMARIDDLLYVDDATKNCNAIGSVSFFNRGGLGGLPVQMQISPSPFSVQCTPYTSSFATPSFCLSPLVSGSPGRAVSPLHKNSYRDPRTVSKTK
- the LOC113710227 gene encoding rop guanine nucleotide exchange factor 1 isoform X2; translated protein: MPLCPVFAHSFLDRALLLRFSPLIKIEMMKERFAKLLLGEDMSGGGKGVCTALAISNAITNLSATVFGELWRLEPMAPQKMAMWCREMEWILCVSDSIVEFVPSKQQLPGGGIYEVMETRPRSDLYMNLPALKKLDAMLISILEGFQDTEFWYEDPGIIVADPNECGGAFSSSVSSGRPSIRQEDKWWLPCPKVHPKGLSEDARKRLQQCRGCTNQILKAALAINSNVLSEMEIPSAYLDSLPKNGKACLGDMIYRHIAADQFSPESLLDCLDLSSEHHTLEIANRIEAAVHVWSLKDRKKHPNRQKSKRKSWGGKVKGLAADAEKNQFLAQRAELLLHSLRLHFPGLPQTTLDMNKIQYNKDVGQSILESYSRVMESLAFNVMARIDDLLYVDDATKNCNAIGSVSFFNRGGLGGLPVQMQISPSPFSVQCTPYTSSFATPSFCLSPLVSGSPGRAVSPLHKNSYRDPRTVSKTK